A stretch of Xenopus laevis strain J_2021 chromosome 8S, Xenopus_laevis_v10.1, whole genome shotgun sequence DNA encodes these proteins:
- the nkpd1.S gene encoding NTPase KAP family P-loop domain-containing protein 1, protein MESKHLQHRLFAGKLGEDDIYCACLSKSLCQISTPVTVGLYAPFGSRVYMLLDRITKCMREVATYVTEREEAMHGQTPRKPVGWGFMHLLWHLLFYCPVITEHQWERKSIEFIFVNFSAWQYAGSDRLWAGLVTTLCDRVRKHFGAIPLTVFKVLGTAPKRNLEPEIAEWKFKKSFCIKLVIVSLLLIIGLLLLTVPVNSAAHGGDDKVTTVFGSIATLISGSGIIMTLYKLIKGVLISQKHKIERLVNSQKFSSQMGFMNEVKKEVELITQMVQTMEIFQKQKIRVVLQITSLELCAPDKVVGVLDAMNTLLSDRRAPFISILVVDPSIIVTCLEKASSLKGMADNGYMFLNRTVTLPFSVPALGKKTKLQILRKAVQRTEDLIDWPCRNDALRVTKTGVAETVKLLKEELAEEEEPEVQTNYFQTLRCIQETFYALYCESEVLHEYIPDSICQMKRIVNTIPVMVNLMMLCEIPLDNLSPKALAAWVVLCNQWPCRLSWILQCLEDEEQRGSKEAFCSCLLWDVFKENSKELFSLKTGLNNLLDLDEDPEVFQKFLSQDFPFTAEESRRLMRFTVNLDFSIKNKMGLLRGINNLQNDWKEPEVRKADAVQEGNRDKIQARRECSESINKVSDVNKNAKEFALYREEGCKKIKCTKDVNEEQEHCRTEVQVDVEDALLERVEKKEDVPTTLETQSRDAVFCIVEEEAGYALQVQRRWVESSIEQLQNV, encoded by the exons CAGGTAAACTGGGGGAAGATGATATTTACTGTGCCTGTCTCTCCAAGTCATTATGCCAAATCTCCACACCAGTGACTGTTGGTTTATATGCCCCATTTGGAAGCCGAGTTTACATGCTTCTGGATCGAATAACTA AATGCATGAGGGAGGTGGCAACGTATGTAACAGAAAGGGAAGAGGCAATGCATGGACAGACTCCTAGAAAACCAGTGGGATGGGGCTTTATGCACTTGCTTTGGCACCTTCTCTTCTACTGCCCTGTGATTACAGAACACCAGTGGGAACGAAAAAGTATTGAATTCATTTTCGTCAACTTCAGCGCTTGGCAGTATGCCGGCAGTGACAGGCTTTGGGCTGGCTTGGTTACCACTCTCTGTGACCGTGTTCGGAAACATTTTGGTGCAATACCACTCACTGTTTTCAAAGTCTTGGGCACTGCTCCAAAAAGGAATCTTGAACCTGAAATTGCAGAGTGGAAGTTTAAAAAGTCTTTCTGCATTAAGCTTGTGATTGTTTCACTCCTGCTCATCATTGGGTTACTCCTTCTTACTGTGCCTGTGAATTCAGCAGCCCATGGAGGAGATGACAAGGTCACCACTGTATTTGGAAGTATTGCTACATTAATATCTGGCTCAGGTATTATTATGACACTCTATAAGTTGATAAAGGGTGTCCTAATAAGTCAGAAGCATAAAATAGAGCGTCTAGTCAACAGTCAAAAGTTTAGTTCCCAGATGGGCTTTATGAATGAGGTCAAAAAAGAAGTTGAGTTGATCACCCAAATGGTCCAGACCATGGAGATCTTCCAGAAACAAAAAATCCGTGTTGTTCTGCAGATCACTAGTCTGGAGCTCTGTGCACCAGATAAGGTTGTAGGTGTACTTGATGCTATGAACACACTACTGTCTGACCGAAGAGCACCATTTATTTCCATCTTAGTGGTTGATCCTAGCATCATTGTTACTTGTCTAGAGAAAGCCAGCTCACTCAAGGGAATGGCAGATAATGGTTACATGTTCCTTAACCGAACAGTTACTTTGCCCTTTTCAGTGCCAGCTTTGGGCAAAAAGACTAAACTTCAGATTCTAAGAAAAGCTGTTCAGAGGACAGAAGACCTTATAGATTGGCCTTGCAGAAATGATGCCCTTCGAGTCACCAAAACAGGTGTTGCTGAAACAGTAAAACTGCTTAAAGAAGAGCTAGCAGAGGAAGAAGAACCAGAGGTACAGACAAATTACTTTCAAACACTTCGCTGCATTCAAGAGACATTTTACGCTCTATACTGTGAAAGTGAGGTTCTGCATGAATATATTCCTGATAGCATTTGCCAAATGAAAAGGATTGTTAACACTATTCCAGTCATGGTTAACTTGATGATGCTATGCGAAATTCCATTGGACAATCTATCTCCCAAGGCTCTAGCTGCTTGGGTTGTACTTTGCAATCAGTGGCCCTGCCGCCTGAGTTGGATACTGCAGTGTTTAGAGGATGAGGAGCAGAGAGGCTCCAAAGAAGCGTTCTGCAGCTGCCTATTATGGGATgtttttaaagagaacagcaaGGAGCTATTTTCCTTAAAAACTGGACTAAATAACCTCTTAGACTTGGATGAAGACCCTGAAGTTTTTCAAAAATTCTTGTCACAAGATTTCCCCTTTACTGCAGAGGAATCCAGAAGACTAATGAGGTTCACAGTTAATCTGGATTTTTCAATAAAGAATAAGATGGGACTTCTAAGGGGAATAAACAATCTTCAGAATGACTGGAAGGAGCCTGAGGTCAGAAAGGCTGATGCTGTACAAGAGGGAAATAGGGACAAAATACAGGCTAGGAGGGAGTGCAGTGAAAGTATCAACAAGGTCAGTGAtgtgaataaaaatgcaaaagaatttGCATTGTATAGGGAGGAAGGCTGTAAGAAAATAAAGTGTACAAAAGATGTTAATGAGGAGCAAGAACATTGTAGAACAGAAGTTCAGGTAGATGTGGAAGATGCATTACTTGAGAGAGTAGAGAAAAAAGAGGATGTTCCAACTACATTGGAGACACAGTCAAGAGATGCCGTTTTCTGCATAGTAGAGG